The Spirosoma foliorum genome has a window encoding:
- a CDS encoding DeoR/GlpR family DNA-binding transcription regulator, whose amino-acid sequence MNFQQRKQLIIQAVEERGSVDVGELAELVQTSEMTIRRDLIQLAASGLVYRTRGGAMKVSLATDKHRFSNKTAVNPERKDYICQLAAQEIQEGDVIFMDCGSTVFRLCPFIRNKRITVITNSLPVVAELMESEVSVNLVGGEVDKERQAVHGLIAEEHMARYRANRAFMGVDGISLAHGLSANSEKEASIATAMARQTEKVYLLCDSSKLETNKYLYFAPLSLFDVLITDKEANPELVTAYRQAGITLIN is encoded by the coding sequence ATGAATTTCCAACAGCGAAAGCAACTTATTATACAAGCGGTCGAGGAACGCGGCTCGGTGGATGTGGGTGAATTGGCCGAATTGGTACAAACGTCGGAGATGACTATTCGACGAGATTTGATTCAATTGGCGGCTTCAGGGCTAGTTTACCGAACGCGGGGTGGCGCTATGAAAGTAAGCCTGGCCACCGATAAACACCGATTTTCGAACAAAACCGCCGTTAATCCAGAACGGAAAGATTATATCTGCCAGCTGGCCGCCCAGGAAATTCAGGAAGGCGATGTGATTTTCATGGATTGTGGCAGCACGGTGTTTCGGCTTTGCCCATTCATCCGCAATAAACGCATTACGGTAATCACGAATTCGCTGCCCGTTGTGGCAGAACTGATGGAGTCAGAAGTGTCCGTTAATTTAGTAGGCGGTGAAGTCGATAAAGAGCGGCAGGCAGTTCATGGATTGATTGCCGAAGAACATATGGCCCGTTATCGAGCCAACCGGGCGTTTATGGGCGTCGATGGTATCTCGCTGGCGCATGGGTTGAGTGCCAACAGCGAGAAGGAAGCGAGCATAGCGACGGCAATGGCCCGACAAACTGAAAAAGTTTATCTCCTCTGCGATTCCTCGAAATTAGAAACCAACAAATACCTCTATTTTGCGCCATTAAGCCTATTCGATGTGCTCATTACAGATAAGGAAGCGAACCCTGAGCTTGTAACAGCCTATCGACAGGCGGGAATTACGCTGATCAATTAA
- a CDS encoding hydantoinase B/oxoprolinase family protein — translation MYQIWIDTGGTFTDGLALDPNGNLHRTKVLSSSRLRGQLIDGKLVAPWLTAPIFDGYQLRVIETDELFTIESLAVDGTVRCNAVMRHSDILSALNSADRMSECRITALHLSALQTVELFTGEEAPVLAARLLTQTPINQPFPPLEMRLGTTKGTNALLERKGGRVALLVTKGFKDLLKIGTQQRPDLFQLAIPPAEVLYDSVLEVDERIAADGQVLTPLSSQTIDALVSQIQETQPDAIAISLLNAYKNPIHEQQLHTALTEAGFTYITRSTSVSVTPQYVSRTQTTVVDAYLTPVMRSYLDNVQLQLGGANVRIMTSSGGLVRADLFQPKDSLLSGPAGGVIGAASIAKNQPVLTLDMGGTSTDVARIQGGADYRFTTKIGPFDLQLPSLAIETVAAGGGSVCWFESHGAASGQLRVGPQSAGANPGPACYGASATGKPLLLTITDVNLLLGKLHPKQFGIPVFPEKAQEALAEVIQQIETQTGSRPDELTVLRGFERIANETMAGAIRKISVARGFDPKDYSLLVFGGAGGLHGCAIARLLGMEQLILPFDGGLLSAYGIGQAQIERMATRSVLQSLSVVEADLPTLIDGLIQSATEALREDVGADVPIDTKTISLFLRLSGQEATVDIPFSANLEDDFREKYQRLYGHFPANRPIELESIRVISSTVSPENPVGSSPVSHHHAAPAFQTEAYPAYDWTKLQEGDTFRGPALLLNTTSSAFIEPGWRLIVQANRNALVDYIEDNDNETIVESNEVIQLELFTQRFRAIAEEMGAQLQRTAFSVNVKERLDFSCALLDANAELVANAPHIPVHLGSLGVCARLSLAAMPTLEPGDVIITNHPKFGGSHLPDVTLLSGVFTDDNELIGYVINRAHHAEIGGKVPGSMPPDAVSLIEEGVVLEPMYVVKNGQFLWEDTLAQRFTDAPYPTRALAENRADIEAALASLKAGETALQQLVRQYGISTVKQYMKRLQQSATGAISVVLKPLAGNVYEAEEGLDDGHRIRLKIQISKKSTVDSTPRIQFDFTGTSGVHPHNLNANISILYSAVLYVLRLWCGRDIPLNEGLMAPVDLILPESSFLNPVFPNESALCPAVVGGNTEVSQRLVDTLLKALGLAACSQGTMNNFLFGKSGAGSGNFGYYETIGGGAGATDGSDGRSAVHQHMTNTKLTDPEEFERRYPVRLHQFAIRAGSGGNGQWRGGDGIIREIEFLEPVQATLLSQHRVVAPYGLHGGQSGAIGSQTLISANGQTESLPGIFTRAMQPGERIRIETPGGGGANTK, via the coding sequence ATGTACCAAATCTGGATTGATACGGGCGGCACCTTTACCGACGGCCTCGCTCTTGACCCCAATGGGAATTTACACCGAACCAAAGTGCTGAGCAGTAGCCGCCTACGCGGTCAGTTGATCGATGGCAAACTTGTAGCGCCCTGGTTAACAGCACCTATTTTTGATGGGTATCAGCTACGGGTTATTGAAACCGATGAACTGTTTACCATAGAGTCATTGGCAGTTGATGGGACAGTGAGGTGTAACGCGGTGATGCGGCATTCCGACATCCTGTCCGCATTGAACTCTGCGGACAGGATGTCGGAATGCCGCATCACCGCGTTACACCTCAGCGCGTTACAAACAGTCGAGCTTTTCACCGGCGAAGAAGCCCCTGTTTTGGCGGCTCGCTTATTGACACAAACGCCTATCAACCAACCGTTTCCGCCTTTGGAAATGCGCCTGGGAACGACCAAAGGAACCAATGCGCTACTCGAACGGAAAGGCGGCCGCGTGGCACTTCTCGTTACAAAAGGTTTTAAAGACCTTCTCAAAATTGGCACGCAGCAACGCCCTGATTTATTTCAACTCGCTATCCCCCCCGCCGAAGTTCTTTATGATTCCGTCCTGGAAGTGGACGAACGCATAGCCGCTGATGGTCAAGTGCTAACGCCTTTATCCAGCCAGACGATTGACGCGCTTGTTTCACAAATTCAGGAAACGCAACCGGATGCCATTGCGATTTCCCTATTGAATGCCTATAAAAACCCAATTCACGAACAACAACTCCATACGGCTCTAACCGAAGCTGGCTTTACTTACATAACCCGCTCCACCAGCGTTTCGGTGACTCCGCAATATGTATCCCGCACGCAAACAACCGTGGTCGATGCTTACTTGACTCCGGTAATGCGGTCTTATCTGGACAACGTTCAGTTGCAACTCGGTGGTGCTAACGTGCGAATCATGACCAGTTCGGGCGGACTAGTTCGGGCAGACTTGTTTCAACCGAAAGATAGTTTGTTAAGTGGGCCAGCCGGTGGTGTTATTGGGGCAGCTTCCATTGCGAAGAATCAACCGGTATTAACCCTCGACATGGGTGGCACCAGTACCGATGTCGCCCGAATTCAGGGGGGAGCTGATTATCGGTTTACGACCAAAATTGGGCCGTTTGATTTACAATTGCCATCACTGGCGATTGAAACGGTAGCGGCTGGCGGTGGCTCCGTTTGCTGGTTCGAGAGTCACGGAGCCGCGTCTGGCCAATTGCGTGTGGGACCTCAGAGCGCTGGAGCAAATCCGGGTCCGGCCTGTTACGGCGCTTCGGCTACCGGCAAGCCACTCCTGTTGACCATTACCGATGTCAATCTACTCCTGGGAAAACTTCATCCAAAACAGTTTGGCATTCCTGTGTTTCCCGAAAAAGCCCAGGAAGCCTTAGCAGAAGTCATCCAGCAAATTGAAACACAAACGGGTAGCCGACCCGACGAATTAACAGTCCTGCGTGGCTTTGAGCGGATTGCCAACGAAACGATGGCCGGAGCCATTCGCAAGATTTCGGTAGCACGCGGTTTCGATCCAAAGGACTATAGTTTGCTGGTCTTTGGTGGAGCTGGTGGGTTACACGGTTGCGCCATTGCCCGACTGTTGGGCATGGAGCAGTTGATTTTGCCGTTCGATGGCGGTCTGCTAAGTGCTTATGGGATTGGTCAGGCCCAAATCGAGCGCATGGCAACACGGTCGGTGTTACAGTCCTTATCAGTTGTAGAAGCTGATCTACCAACCCTGATCGACGGATTGATTCAGAGCGCAACCGAAGCTTTACGGGAAGACGTTGGGGCCGATGTTCCTATTGACACAAAGACCATCTCGTTGTTTCTGCGTTTGTCAGGTCAGGAAGCCACTGTTGATATTCCGTTTAGTGCGAATCTGGAAGACGATTTCCGGGAAAAGTATCAACGGTTATACGGCCATTTCCCTGCGAATCGGCCTATCGAACTGGAAAGTATTCGGGTCATTAGTAGTACCGTTAGTCCCGAAAATCCAGTGGGCAGTTCACCAGTGAGTCATCATCATGCTGCTCCGGCTTTCCAGACAGAGGCTTACCCGGCCTACGACTGGACGAAACTACAGGAAGGTGATACGTTTCGGGGGCCAGCGTTGCTCCTTAACACAACCTCATCAGCTTTCATTGAACCCGGTTGGCGATTGATCGTTCAGGCAAACAGGAATGCACTTGTTGATTACATTGAAGATAATGACAACGAAACCATCGTCGAATCGAACGAGGTTATTCAGTTAGAATTATTCACCCAGCGGTTCCGGGCGATTGCCGAAGAAATGGGCGCGCAATTACAGCGTACGGCCTTCTCCGTCAACGTCAAAGAGCGACTCGACTTCTCGTGTGCCCTGCTCGATGCCAATGCCGAGCTGGTGGCCAATGCGCCACACATTCCGGTCCACTTGGGCAGTCTGGGTGTTTGCGCCCGCCTGAGTTTAGCAGCCATGCCTACGCTAGAACCGGGCGATGTTATCATCACGAACCACCCGAAATTTGGTGGTTCACACCTTCCCGATGTAACGTTACTAAGCGGTGTTTTTACGGATGACAATGAGCTTATCGGCTACGTCATAAACCGGGCACACCACGCCGAAATTGGCGGTAAAGTTCCGGGATCAATGCCACCCGACGCGGTGTCGCTGATCGAAGAAGGAGTTGTGCTAGAACCCATGTATGTCGTGAAGAACGGGCAGTTTTTGTGGGAAGATACACTTGCCCAACGGTTTACAGATGCCCCCTACCCGACCCGTGCCCTGGCCGAAAACAGAGCCGATATTGAAGCCGCGCTGGCCTCGCTAAAAGCCGGTGAAACAGCCCTTCAACAGCTCGTTCGGCAGTATGGCATATCAACGGTGAAACAGTATATGAAGCGGTTGCAGCAATCGGCCACGGGTGCTATTTCGGTGGTGCTGAAACCGTTAGCCGGAAACGTCTACGAAGCCGAAGAAGGATTGGACGATGGGCACAGGATTCGCTTGAAAATCCAGATTTCGAAAAAAAGTACTGTCGATTCTACGCCACGCATTCAATTCGATTTTACCGGAACTTCAGGCGTGCACCCGCACAATCTCAATGCCAATATTTCCATTCTATACAGCGCCGTCTTGTATGTACTTCGCTTATGGTGCGGACGCGATATTCCGCTAAACGAAGGCTTAATGGCTCCCGTCGATCTGATTTTACCTGAGTCATCCTTCCTAAATCCAGTTTTCCCTAACGAGTCTGCACTTTGTCCGGCGGTAGTGGGCGGCAATACCGAGGTCAGTCAGCGGCTGGTCGATACTCTACTGAAAGCCCTTGGCTTGGCCGCCTGTAGTCAGGGAACGATGAACAATTTCCTGTTTGGGAAGTCGGGAGCCGGTTCGGGCAACTTCGGCTATTACGAAACTATTGGGGGTGGTGCCGGGGCTACCGACGGTTCAGATGGTCGCTCAGCAGTGCATCAGCACATGACCAACACCAAACTCACCGACCCCGAAGAATTCGAACGACGCTATCCGGTACGCCTGCATCAGTTCGCCATTCGGGCAGGGTCCGGGGGCAATGGTCAATGGCGCGGGGGCGACGGAATTATCCGCGAAATTGAGTTTCTGGAACCTGTACAGGCAACCCTTTTGAGTCAGCATCGGGTGGTGGCCCCTTATGGGTTACATGGTGGACAATCAGGAGCCATAGGCAGTCAAACGCTGATTTCAGCTAATGGTCAAACAGAAAGTCTGCCAGGCATTTTCACCCGCGCCATGCAACCCGGAGAACGTATCCGAATTGAAACGCCAGGGGGCGGAGGGGCTAACACTAAATAA
- a CDS encoding ADP-ribosylglycohydrolase family protein, translating to MEDQIKGAFFGAAVGDALGVPVEFKSRSSLSNNPVQDYIGYGTWNQPPGTFSDDSSMLFCTAESLCHGFDLTDIANRFVRWYCFGYWSAHGTVFDIGNATSGAIDRLMNGTSPLISGGMSETNNGNGSLMRILPMAFYTQSEPDIAIRYDLIKQVSGITHYHLRSILACFIYTEFAIGLLKQLDKSAAYERMQELVNQFIEQQSFSNREVSLFNRILHNDISQLDENNIRSSGYVLDTLESSLWCFTASSSYSECVLKAVNLGEDTDTTATVAGGLAGLFYGYQAIPVHWIQGVAKREEIEDLAQRFALRCS from the coding sequence ATGGAGGATCAAATAAAAGGGGCTTTTTTCGGAGCAGCTGTTGGTGATGCCCTAGGAGTTCCCGTTGAATTCAAATCTCGGAGTTCATTGAGCAATAACCCCGTTCAGGATTACATTGGGTATGGAACCTGGAATCAGCCTCCGGGTACATTTTCCGATGATAGTTCGATGTTATTCTGTACGGCAGAAAGTCTTTGTCATGGATTTGACTTGACCGATATAGCGAATCGATTCGTTCGCTGGTATTGTTTTGGTTATTGGAGCGCTCATGGGACCGTGTTTGATATTGGAAATGCAACTAGTGGGGCGATTGATCGACTCATGAATGGCACCTCTCCCTTAATATCAGGAGGTATGTCGGAGACAAATAATGGTAACGGGTCACTCATGCGTATTCTGCCAATGGCTTTCTACACACAGTCAGAACCAGATATAGCCATTCGTTATGATTTGATCAAGCAAGTATCTGGCATTACTCATTATCATTTACGCTCGATTTTGGCGTGCTTTATTTATACAGAGTTCGCCATTGGGCTGTTAAAACAGTTAGATAAATCTGCTGCTTATGAACGAATGCAAGAGCTTGTCAATCAATTCATAGAGCAACAGTCATTTTCTAATCGTGAAGTGAGTCTCTTTAACCGTATCCTTCATAATGATATTAGCCAGCTGGATGAAAATAATATTCGAAGTTCAGGCTATGTTTTGGATACTCTGGAAAGCAGTTTATGGTGTTTTACGGCTTCCTCTTCTTACTCTGAATGTGTTCTAAAAGCGGTTAATTTAGGGGAAGACACCGATACAACAGCGACTGTTGCCGGTGGTCTGGCCGGACTATTTTACGGTTATCAAGCCATTCCAGTCCACTGGATACAGGGAGTAGCAAAACGGGAGGAGATCGAAGACTTAGCACAGAGATTCGCTCTTCGTTGCTCGTAA